The proteins below are encoded in one region of Triticum aestivum cultivar Chinese Spring chromosome 1B, IWGSC CS RefSeq v2.1, whole genome shotgun sequence:
- the LOC123086942 gene encoding uncharacterized protein: MQLPSQGGDDASYYSLGRGSRSAVAVALWESVLADVIRVLRPFPTASSVDSAEPHVGVGDVEQHDGAVRIHGGAVGEVAGAVGGDVVVVSYGREGYGLFGDRMPQPGLPRGGAVQDEDPALRGGEADLVVLRG; encoded by the coding sequence ATGCAGCTTCCCTCCCAGGGCGGCGACGACGCCAGCTATTACTCTCTTGGTCGGGGGAGTAGAAGTGCAGTCGCCGTCGCCCTCTGGGAGAGTGTACTCGCCGACGTCATACGTGTGCTGCGCCCATTCCCTACTGCTTCCTCCGTTGATTCGGCAGAACCACATGTCGGGGTCGGCGACGTCGAGCAGCACGACGGCGCAGTCAGGATACATGGCGGAGCTGTGGGTGAGGTAGCAGGTGCAGTTGGTGGGGACGTAGTGGTCGTCTCGTATGGGCGGGAGGGGTATGGTCTCTTCGGTGACCGGATGCCACAGCCAGGTCTCCCACGGGGCGGCGCCGTGCAGGATGAAGATCCAGCCCTGCGGGGTGGCGAAGCAGATCTGGTTGTCCTGCGGGGATAG